In the genome of Drosophila yakuba strain Tai18E2 chromosome 3R, Prin_Dyak_Tai18E2_2.1, whole genome shotgun sequence, one region contains:
- the LOC6536233 gene encoding putative odorant receptor 85e, which produces MASLQFHGNVNADIRYDISLDPARESNLFRLLMRQQLAMGTRPSPRLPKWWPKRLEMMGQVLAKAYSSMVIFTSLHLGVLFTKTTLDVLPTGELQAITDALTMTIIYFFTGYGTIYWCLRSRRLLAYMDHMNREYRHHSLAGVTFVSGHAAYRMSRNFTLAWMMSCLLGVIFWGVSPLMMGIRMLPLHCWYPFDALGPVTYSAVYATQLFGQILVGMTFSFGGSLFVTLSLLLLGQFDVLYCSLKNLDAHSKLLSGESINGLSLLQEELLLGDATRELNQYALLQEHPTDLLRMSAGRKCPGQGNAFHNALVECVRLHRFILHCAQELENLFSPYCLVKSLQITIQLCLLVFVGVSGTREVLRIVNQLQYLGLTIFELLMFTYCGELLSRHSIRSGDAFWRGAWWQHAHFIRQDILIFLVNSRRAVHVTAGKFYVMDVNRLRSVITQAFSFLTLLQKLAAKKTESDL; this is translated from the exons ATGGCCAGTCTTCAGTTCCACGGCAATGTCAATGCGGACATCAGGTATGATATTAGCCTGGATCCGGCTAGGGAATCGAACCTCTTCCGCCTGCTAATGAGACAACAGTTGGCGATGGGCACGCGGCCATCTCCGCGGTTGCCCAAATGGTGGCCGAAGCGGCTGGAAATGATGGGCCAAGTGCTGGCCAAGGCCTATAGTTCCATGGTGATATTTACTTCGCTGCATTTGGGTGTCCTGTTCACCAAAACCACACTGGATGTCCTGCCGACGGGGGAGCTGCAGGCCATAACCGATGCACTCACCATGACCATAATATACTTTTTCACGGGCTACGGCACCATCTACTGGTGCCTGCGCTCCAGGCGCCTTTTGGCCTACATGGATCACATGAACCGGGAATATCGCCATCATTCGCTGGCTGGTGTGACCTTTGTGAGTGGCCATGCGGCCTACAGGATGTCCAGGAACTTTACGCTGGCGTGGATGATGTCCTGCCTGCTGGGCGTGATATTCTGGGGCGTTTCGCCATTGATGATGGGCATACGTATGCTGCCGCTCCATTGTTGGTATCCCTTTGATGCCCTGGGACCCGTCACATATTCGGCGGTGTATGCCACACAACTTTTCGGCCAGATCCTCGTGGGCATGACATTTTCATTCGGGGGATCCCTGTTCGTCACCTTGagcctgctgctcctgggcCAGTTCGATGTGCTCTACTGCAGCCTGAAGAACCTGGATGCCCATTCCAAGCTGCTGTCCGGGGAGTCTATAAACGGCCTAAG TTTGCTGCAAGAGGAGTTGCTGCTGGGAGACGCGACCCGGGAATTAAATCAGTACGCTCTGCTGCAGGAGCACCCGACGGATCTGCTAAGGATGTCGGCAGGACGAAAATGTCCTGGCCAGGGCAATGCATTCCACAACGCCTTGGTGGAATGCGTTCGCTTGCATCGCTTCATCCTGCACTGTGCCCAGGAGCTGGAGAACCTATTCAGCCCATATTGTCTGGTCAAGTCCCTGCAGATCACCATCCAGCTTTGCTTGCTGGTCTTTGTGGGCGTTTCGGGTACTCGGGAGGTCCTGCGGATTGTTAACCAGCTGCAGTACTTGGGATTGACCATCTTCGAGCTCCTGATGTTCACCTATTGCGGCGAACTCCTCAGTCGGCATAGCATTCGATCTGGCGACGCCTTTTGGAGGGGCGCGTGGTGGCAGCACGCCCACTTCATTCGCCAGGACATCCTCATCTTCCTGGTTAATAGTCGACGGGCAGTTCACGTGACGGCTGGCAAGTTTTATGTGATGGATGTGAATCGCCTAAGATCG GTTATAACGCAGGCCTTTAGCTTCTTGACTTTGCTGCAAAAGCTGGCTGCCAAGAAGACGGAATCGGACCTCTAA
- the LOC6536236 gene encoding probable cytochrome P450 313b1, with amino-acid sequence MLTGIILIGWLLLAWIYFLWSRRRYYKVAWQLRGPIGWPLIGMGLQMMNPETFLQYMDGLSRQFKAPFISWMGTSCFLYINDPSSVEQILNSTHCTNKGDFYRFMSSAIGDGLFTSSSPRWHKHRRLINPAFGRQILSNFLPIFNGEAEVLLQKLELEGVQHGKRLEIYQILKKIVLEAACQTTMGKKMNFQHDGSIAIFKAYNGLTEVCVKRMLSPWLYPDLIYRRSRLFRLQEKVVGILFGFIEQLLEPIVSVVAANGSLEQQRSELEMRGKSKAIFIEQVREHVERGQLSWQDVRDEANVTIAATFETTSTALYFTILCLAMHPCYQEKLHEELVKELPSYGDISLEQLQRLEYTEMVINEAMRLFAPVPMVLRSADQDIQLKRDDGEFLIPRGTQIGIDIYNMQRDERVWGPLSRTYNPEAHFGLDSPQRHPFAFIPFTKGLRMCIGYRYAQMLMKLLLAKIFRSYRISTEARLEELLVKGNISLKLKDYPLCRVERR; translated from the exons ATGCTGACCGGCATTATTTTAATCGGCTGGCTGCTATTGGCGTGGATATACTTTCTGTGGAGCCGGCGAAGGTATTATAAAGTCGCATGGCAGTTGCGCGGCCCCATTGGCTGGCCCCTAATAGGCATGGGCTTACAGATGATGAACCCGGAGA CCTTTTTGCAGTACATGGATGGTCTGTCGCGACAGTTTAAAGCGCCTTTCATTTCATGGATGGGTACCAGTTGTTTCCTCTACATAAACGATCCATCCAGCGTTGAACAGATACTCAACTCGACGCACTGCACCAATAAGGGCGATTTCTACCGATTCATGAGTTCGGCCATAGGTGACGGACTGTTCACGTCCAGTTCGCCTCGCTGGCACAAACATCGTCGCCTCATTAATCCCGCCTTTGGACGCCAGATTCTCAGCAACTTCTTGCCCATTTTTAATGGCGAAGCCGAGGTACTTCTGCAGAAGCTGGAGCTTGAGGGAGTGCAGCATGGTAAGAGGCTGGAAATTTACCAAATACTCAAGAAAATCGTTTTGGAGGCAGCTTGTC AGACAACGATGGGCAAGAAAATGAACTTCCAGCACGACGGATCTATAGCCATATTTAAAGCATATAATGG CTTGACCGAAGTGTGTGTGAAACGAATGCTATCACCTTGGCTTTATCCGGACCTAATATATCGTCGTTCCCGACTTTTCCGCCTGCAGGAAAAGGTCGTGGGCATACTTTTCGGGTTTATAGAACAG CTTCTTGAACCCATAGTCTCGGTGGTGGCCGCCAATGGCAGTCTGGAGCAGCAGCGCTCGGAACTGGAGATGAGAGGCAAGTCCAAAGCCATTTTCATCGAGCAGGTGCGGGAGCATGTGGAGCGCGGTCAGTTGAGTTGGCAGGATGTGAGGGATGAGGCGAATGTGACCATTGCAGCG ACTTTCGAGACCACATCGACGGCATTGTACTTTACCATTCTCTGCCTGGCCATGCATCCCTGCTACCAGGAGAAGCTGCACGAAGAACTGGTCAAAGAGCTGCCGTCGTATGGCGACATATCCTTGGAGCAGCTACAACGACTGGAGTACACTGAAATGGTCATCAACGAGGCCATGCGGCTATTTGCACCAGTGCCCATGGTACTGCGATCAGCGGATCAGGACATTCAGCTCAAGCGCGATGACGGGGAGTTCCTCATTCCACGTGGCACCCAGATTGGCATCGATATCTACAACATGCAGCGGGATGAACGGGTGTGGGGACCACTTTCGCGTACCTACAATCCTGAGGCGCATTTCGGATTGGATTCGCCACAAAGGCATCCCTTTGCCTTCATCCCTTTCACAAAGGGATTGCGCATGTGCATCGGCTACCGATACGCCCAAATGCTGATGAAACTGCTGCTGGCGAAGATCTTTCGCAGCTATCGAATCAGCACGGAGGCCCGCTTGGAGGAGCTGTTGGTCAAGGGTAATATCTCCCTGAAGCTTAAGGATTACCCGCTGTGCCGCGTGGAACGGAGATAA
- the LOC6536237 gene encoding dual specificity mitogen-activated protein kinase kinase 4 codes for MAERPKNLFATGSSRSRNPPDQLSLNNLSIRHPPSSTSSTSSGSTSSGSSSSSQHNHVTRCFGAQQPQQTPPVASSHVPPVPAASSSSAADRHRERIRQQACGKLQFGDGAANTHTFTSDDLEDEGEIGRGAFGAVNKMIFKKLDKVMAVKRIRSTVDEKEQKQLLMDLEVVMKSNECIYIVQFYGALFKEGDCWICMELMDTSLDKFYKYIYEKQQRHIPESILAKITVATVNALNYLKEELKIIHRDVKPSNILLHRRGDIKLCDFGISGQLVDSIAKTKDAGCRPYMAPERIDPERAKGYDVRSDVWSLGITLMEVATGNFPYRKWDSVFEQLCQVVQGEPPRLLTSYNGMEFSKEFVDFVNTCLIKKESDRPKYSRLLEMPFIRRGETSHTDVAVYVADILESMEKDGITQFTANQPAES; via the exons ATGGCCGAGCGACcgaaaaatttgtttgcaa CCGGATCCAGTCGCTCCCGCAATCCTCCGGATCAGCTAAGCCTGAACAACCTTAGCATACGCCATCCGCCCTCGTCTACGTCGTCAACATCTTCGGGATCCACATCCTCGGGCTCAAGTTCCTCATCACAGCACAACCATGTGACCCGCTGTTTTGGCGcccagcagccacagcagaCCCCGCCGGTGGCCAGCAGTCATGTGCCACCGGTACCGGCAGCATCGAGCAGCAGCGCTGCCGATCGTCACCGGGAGCGTATTCGGCAACAGGCCTGTGGCAAGCTACAGTTTGGTGACGGTGCCGccaatacacacacatttacTTCAGACGATCTCGAGGATGAGGGCGAAATTGGACGCGGTGCATTTGGGGCAGTCAACAAGATGATCTTCAAGAAACTGGACAAGGTAATGGCCGTGAAACGCATTCGATCCACCGTAGACGAAAAGGAACAGAAGCAACTGCTCATGGATCTCGAGGTGGTCATGAAGTCCAACGAGTGCATCTACATTGTTCAGTTCTACGGCGCACTGTTCAAGGAGGGTGACTGCTGGATTTGTATGGAGCTGATGGACACCTCGTTGGACAAGTTCTACAAGTACATTTACGAAAAACAGCAGCGCCACATTCCAGAGTCCATACTGGCTAAGATAACAGTGGCCACGGTCAATGCACTGAACTATTTGAAGGAGGAGCTTAAGATTATCCATCGGGATGTGAAGCCGAGTAATATTCTATTGCATCGTCGCGGAGACATAAAGCTGTGTGATTTTGGTATTTCCGGTCAGCTGGTTGACTCTATTGCCAAGACCAAGGATGCGGGATGCAGGCCCTATATGGCG CCGGAGCGCATTGATCCAGAGCGTGCCAAGGGCTACGATGTACGAAGCGATGTTTGGTCATTGGGCATAACTTTGATGGAGGTGGCGACCGGTAATTTCCCCTATCGCAAATGGGACTCTGTTTTCGAGCAGTTGTGTCAG GTTGTGCAAGGCGAACCGCCGCGACTTTTGACATCCTATAACGGCATGGAGTTCTCCAAAGAGTTTGTGGACTTTGTCAATACTTG ccTAATTAAAAAGGAGAGCGATCGACCGAAGTATAGCCGGCTGCTGGAGATGCCCTTCATTCGACGTGGTGAAACGAGCCACACTGATGTTGCCGTCTATGTGGCCGATATTCTGGAGTCAATGGAGAAAGATGGCATAACACAGTTCACGGCCAACCAGCCGGCGGAGAGTTAA
- the LOC6536238 gene encoding 28 kDa ribonucleoprotein, chloroplastic — translation MSSGFVRSSYKLFVGNLPWTIGSKELRTYFSKYGHVANAEVVFDRQLGLSKHYGFVVFSQRDAFNSASNQNTHFLEGRVLTVQQANESPQS, via the coding sequence ATGTCCAGCGGATTTGTGCGCAGCAGCTACAAATTGTTCGTAGGCAACCTGCCGTGGACGATAGGCAGCAAGGAACTGCGGACCTACTTCTCGAAATACGGGCACGTGGCCAACGCGGAGGTGGTCTTCGACCGGCAACTGGGTCTGTCCAAGCACTATGGCTTCGTGGTGTTCAGCCAGCGGGATGCCTTCAACAGCGCCAGCAACCAGAACACCCACTTCCTGGAGGGACGAGTCCTTACAGTGCAGCAGGCCAATGAAAGCCCTCAGAGCTAA
- the LOC6536239 gene encoding dihydroorotate dehydrogenase (quinone), mitochondrial yields the protein MDQDHLKNAKNATRRVGRLRSLGIVTVGAAALVAGITAYKQQDQLFRTFVMPAVRLLPAETSHQLAVLACKYRLCPVSQYHDDQNLHTPFFGRMLSNPIGIAAGFDKNAEAVDGLQDLGFGFIEVGTVTPAAQEGNPKPRVFRLSDDRAIINRYGFNSEGHQAVLQRLRLLRKKENFNGVVGVNLGRNKTTMSPIADYVQGVRVFGPVADYLVINVSSPNTKGLRDMQSKEKLRELLEQVNDTKNSLDKNKNVPILLKLSPDLSLDDMRDIVWVIKRKKSRVDGLIVSNTTVSRENIGNNKLAEETGGLSGLPLKARSTEMIAQMYQLTDGKIPIIGVGGVASGYDAYEKIEAGASYVQLYTALVYEGPALVDDIKAELSALITRLGHTNVADVVGTNSKFYLPNK from the exons ATGGATCAGGATCACTTGAAGAATGCCAAAAACGCCACGCGGAGAGTT GGTCGTCTGCGGTCGCTGGGCATCGTTACAGTCGGAGCAGCTGCCTTGGTGGCAGGCATCACGGCGTACAAGCAGCAGGACCAGTTGTTCCGGACCTTTGTGATGCCAGCGGTGCGACTGCTTCCGGCGGAAACCAGTCATCAACTGGCTGTGCTGGCGTGCAAGTACCGCCTGTGCCCGGTTTCACAGTACCATGATGACCAGAACTTGCACACCCCGTTCTTTGGCAGAATGCTTAGCAATCCCATTGGCATTGCCGCGGGATTCGATAAAAACGCGGAGGCTGTGGACGGCCTGCAGGATCTAGGATTCGGATTTATAGAGGTGGGCACAGTCACCCCAGCTGCCCAGGAGGGCAATCCAAAGCCAAGGGTCTTCCGGTTATCCGACGACAGGGCCATCATCAATCGGTACGGATTTAATAGCGAGGGTCATCAGGCGGTGCTCCAAAGACTGCGCCTGCTTCGCAAAAAGGAGAACTTCAACGGAGTTGTGGGCGTCAATCTGGGCCGGAACAAGACCACCATGAGCCCGATAGCCGATTATGTACAGGGTGTGCGGGTCTTTGGGCCCGTAGCAGATTACCTGGTCATTAACGTAAGCAGTCCAAACACCAAGGGCCTGCGAGATATGCAGAGCAAGGAGAAGCTAAGAGAGCTCCTGGAGCAAGTCAACGATACAAAAAACTCCCTGGATAAAAACAAGAATGTGCCCATACTCCTAAAACTCTCGCCGGATCTATCGTTGGACGACATGAGGGACATTGTGTGGGTTATCAAGCGCAAGAAAAGCCGCGTGGATGGCCTGATCGTGTCCAATACCACGGTGTCGCGTGAAAACATCGGAAACAACAAACTGGCCGAGGAAACTGGCGGATTAAGTGGCCTTCCGCTCAAAGCCCGCTCCACAGAGATGATTGCCCAGATGTACCAGCTCACCGATGGCAAGATTCCTATCATCGGCGTCGGCGGTGTGGCTTCCGGCTATGACGCCTACGAAAAGATCGAAGCTGGGGCCTCGTACGTCCAGCTCTACACGGCTCTGGTGTACGAGGGACCCGCACTCGTGGACGACATAAAGGCGGAGCTGTCGGCGCTGATTACCCGGCTAGGTCACACCAATGTTGCGGACGTTGTGGGTACCAACAGCAAGTTCTATTTGCCCAACAAATGA
- the LOC6536240 gene encoding protein SYS1 homolog produces MKGGTFRNTQWDPTLLSSQIVSMQFCVYFTLGLLVFVANKLSGDNYSLDHLFEYHEIHIYDMGGRLVICAFVLNAFIASLTLWCIVRRAKLCLDFSCTFHVLHLLICWWYNRSFPANASWWLLNVITGTIMCIGGEFLCLQTEMKEIPVGYAALNQKSDV; encoded by the exons ATGAAGGGCGGAACCTTTCGCAACACCCAGTGGGATCCCACGCTGCTGTCCTCCCAGATTGTGTCCATGCAGTTCTGCGTGTACTTCACGCTTGGCCTACTCGTCTTCGTGGCCAACAAGTTGTCCGGGGACAACTATAGTCTGGATCACTTATTCGAATACCAT GAGATCCACATCTACGACATGGGCGGTCGACTGGTGATCTGTGCCTTTGTACTAAATGCATTCATAGCTTCCCTGACACTGTGGTGCATTGTAAGAAGAGCCAAGCTCTGTCTGGACTTCAG TTGCACCTTTCACGTCCTGCATTTGCTCATCTGCTGGTGGTACAACCGATCGTTTCCAGCGAACGCATCCTGGTGGCTGCTGAACGTCATCACCGGCACAATAATGTGCATAGGCGGCGAGTTTCTCTGCCTGCAGACCGAGATGAAGGAAATCCCAGTGGGCTATGCGGCCCTTAATCAAAAGTCGGACGTCTGA
- the LOC26534974 gene encoding uncharacterized protein LOC26534974 has product MQKPHQGLCWMLLLLASLIATFMLAFSYWMFVPREESFWSMISNNYSGTRIKYSMPPSAVPEELKLRQRPPFVYQILH; this is encoded by the coding sequence ATGCAGAAGCCACATCAAGGTTTGTGCTGGATGTTGCTTCTTCTGGCATCGCTGATCGCCACTTTTATGCTGGCCTTTAGCTACTGGATGTTTGTGCCGCGCGAGGAGTCATTTTGGTCTATGATATCCAACAATTACAGTGGAACTAGAATAAAGTACTCCATGCCGCCGTCAGCAGTACCTGAGGAACTTAAACTTCGGCAAAGACCGCCGTTCGTTTACCAGATATTACATTAA